A genome region from Gemmatimonadales bacterium includes the following:
- a CDS encoding glycine--tRNA ligase, giving the protein MADNDRMEKLVSLCKRRGFVFQSSELYGGIGSVWDYGPLGVELKRNIKDRWWRSMVHARDDIEGLDAGILMHPRVWEASGHVSGFTDPLVDCKQCKQRFRSDDPRIKGTPGQPDGQCPVCGTRGSLTAPRLFNLMFKTFMGPVEEEASVVYLRPETAQGIYVNYLNVLQGSRQKVPFGIAQIGKAFRNEITPGNFIFRTREFEQMEMQFFVRPGTDEEWFEFWRHERMKWHEALGVRQEKLRFHQHTAGELAHYAKAAYDIEYEFPFGWHEFEGIHNRTDFDLSRHQEYSGKKLEYFDQERNERYLPYVVETSVGADRTALVVLLDAYHEEAVEGETRVVLRLHPAIAPIKAAVLPLVKKDGMPEIARRIYDELRTRFSVFYDDGGSIGRRYRRQDEAGTPFAITVDGQTKEDATVTVRHRDTLAQDRVAMDRLPNWVAERLTS; this is encoded by the coding sequence ATGGCTGACAACGATCGCATGGAGAAGCTGGTGTCGCTCTGCAAGCGACGTGGCTTCGTGTTCCAGTCGTCCGAGCTCTACGGCGGGATCGGCTCGGTGTGGGATTACGGTCCGCTCGGCGTTGAGCTGAAGCGCAACATCAAGGACCGGTGGTGGCGCTCGATGGTTCACGCGCGCGACGACATCGAAGGCTTGGACGCTGGCATCCTGATGCATCCGCGGGTGTGGGAGGCTTCCGGCCACGTGAGCGGCTTCACCGACCCGCTGGTGGACTGCAAGCAGTGCAAGCAACGCTTCCGCTCCGACGATCCGCGCATCAAGGGCACTCCCGGGCAGCCTGACGGACAGTGTCCCGTTTGCGGGACCAGGGGCTCGCTTACCGCGCCGCGCCTGTTCAACCTGATGTTCAAGACGTTCATGGGCCCGGTAGAGGAGGAAGCATCGGTCGTGTATCTGCGTCCCGAGACCGCGCAGGGCATCTATGTCAATTACCTTAACGTCCTTCAGGGCTCGCGGCAGAAGGTGCCGTTCGGCATCGCGCAGATCGGTAAGGCGTTCCGCAACGAGATCACACCCGGGAACTTCATCTTCCGCACCCGCGAGTTCGAGCAGATGGAGATGCAGTTCTTCGTGCGGCCGGGCACGGACGAGGAGTGGTTCGAGTTCTGGCGTCACGAGCGCATGAAGTGGCACGAGGCGCTCGGCGTGCGGCAGGAGAAATTGCGCTTCCATCAACACACCGCCGGGGAGCTGGCGCACTACGCGAAAGCGGCCTACGACATCGAGTACGAATTCCCGTTCGGCTGGCACGAGTTTGAGGGGATCCACAACCGGACCGACTTCGATCTGTCGCGGCACCAGGAGTACTCGGGGAAGAAGCTCGAGTACTTCGATCAGGAGCGGAACGAGCGTTATCTGCCCTACGTGGTCGAGACGTCGGTGGGGGCGGACCGCACGGCGCTGGTGGTGCTGTTGGACGCGTACCACGAGGAGGCGGTGGAGGGCGAGACGCGGGTAGTGTTGCGGTTGCATCCAGCGATCGCGCCCATCAAGGCGGCGGTCCTGCCGCTGGTGAAGAAGGACGGCATGCCCGAGATAGCACGGCGGATCTACGACGAGCTGCGCACCCGCTTCAGCGTCTTCTACGACGACGGTGGGTCGATCGGCCGCAGGTACCGGCGCCAGGACGAGGCAGGGACGCCGTTCGCGATCACGGTGGACGGGCAGACGAAGGAGGACGCGACGGTGACGGTGCGACACCGAGACACGCTGGCGCAGGACCGGGTGGCGATGGACCGCCTGCCGAACTGGGTGGCGGAGCGTCTCACGTCGTGA